One stretch of Candidatus Bathyarchaeota archaeon DNA includes these proteins:
- a CDS encoding molybdopterin-binding protein, with amino-acid sequence MNTQIGILVIGNEILDGIVLDTNSQWLINQLKALNFQVSEKMTIRDDTKVISKAVRRMLSAGANLIFTTGGLGPTHDDKTLAGVAMAFELPVEVNDKALKIVTRQYTDMHQRGMIETGEITEPRRKMAVLPKGAQPLDNRVGGAPGVILDIEGAQIISLPGVPGELMWIFDNQLLTLLKGRVEGVFTEDVIYLPLRDESTLAPIIDEVMQDVPGVYIKSMVKPYGESGIRLWVSSSGKSKTEVEERVQRVTNLLVKRSEEKLPKIDPSIDN; translated from the coding sequence TTGAACACCCAGATAGGTATACTCGTGATAGGTAATGAGATTCTCGATGGCATCGTCCTAGACACTAACAGCCAGTGGCTCATTAACCAACTCAAGGCCCTTAACTTCCAAGTTTCCGAGAAGATGACAATAAGAGACGATACTAAAGTAATCTCTAAAGCCGTTAGGCGGATGCTCTCAGCCGGCGCAAACCTCATATTTACAACGGGAGGCCTTGGCCCCACCCATGACGATAAGACTCTCGCTGGAGTAGCTATGGCTTTTGAGCTACCTGTAGAGGTGAATGATAAGGCCCTCAAGATCGTCACGCGACAGTACACAGACATGCATCAGAGAGGGATGATCGAGACGGGGGAGATCACAGAGCCACGAAGGAAGATGGCGGTATTGCCCAAGGGCGCCCAACCCCTAGATAATAGAGTTGGCGGTGCCCCCGGTGTCATCCTAGATATTGAGGGCGCTCAGATAATTAGCCTCCCAGGCGTCCCAGGGGAGCTCATGTGGATTTTCGACAACCAGCTACTGACGTTGCTGAAGGGGAGGGTCGAGGGGGTATTCACTGAGGATGTCATCTATCTCCCCCTTAGGGACGAGTCAACCTTGGCTCCCATCATAGATGAGGTGATGCAGGACGTTCCTGGGGTCTACATAAAATCTATGGTGAAGCCTTATGGCGAGTCCGGGATCAGACTCTGGGTCTCATCCAGCGGGAAGAGTAAGACCGAAGTTGAGGAGCGGGTCCAACGGGTCACGAACCTCTTGGTAAAGAGAAGCGAAGAAAAGCTCCCAAAAATTGACCCTAGCATAGACAATTGA
- a CDS encoding lactate racemase domain-containing protein, translating to MVEIWLPYGKTEVHVSVPLRYLMGTIEPAELKLPENPFETITSALDNLIGTENIQDLVNGKKSAAIALDGTMAPHAASVAASAIVWTLEQNGMSRENVSLIIGNGLREHGNLDLLGALQRAEPLGNVAIHEHSINSVDINKVGVTSSRTQVSLAQPFLEADLRIAVGDLRPDHFSGMKGAQSTVMPALASREGLTRHREISFHGSVTLGIFEGNLAHLDQMEACKMADLDVALNLVTDGWGRIVSAVAGGIEQSWKTAVERSGDLIQLSSEADADIIIVSAGGDLYDFNLFNAVWALQGIASLVKKGATIIFLAECTQGLGAAGLESLAQVDTLSELRRRYELGARAVYAIKSTLRGNNEIILVSALPTYLADPLGFKMERTANAAFQRVMDRRRNRRTLVVTHGASSVFMPSKGGKNDKSGDHHSKVEKNQ from the coding sequence ATGGTTGAGATTTGGCTCCCTTATGGCAAAACTGAGGTCCATGTTAGTGTGCCCCTGAGATATCTCATGGGGACCATCGAGCCAGCCGAATTGAAGCTGCCGGAGAATCCATTCGAAACTATAACGTCAGCGTTGGATAATCTGATCGGAACAGAAAATATACAGGATCTCGTAAATGGCAAAAAGAGTGCTGCTATTGCCCTCGATGGTACAATGGCCCCCCACGCAGCGTCCGTTGCGGCTTCAGCTATCGTTTGGACATTAGAACAGAACGGTATGTCAAGGGAAAACGTGTCTCTGATCATAGGGAATGGCCTTAGAGAACATGGCAATCTTGATCTGCTTGGGGCCCTTCAGAGAGCTGAGCCCCTTGGAAATGTCGCTATCCATGAGCATTCAATAAACTCAGTTGACATCAACAAAGTTGGGGTCACCTCATCAAGGACACAGGTATCATTGGCCCAACCTTTCTTGGAAGCAGATCTCAGAATAGCAGTGGGAGATTTGAGGCCCGATCACTTTTCAGGGATGAAGGGAGCTCAGAGCACAGTAATGCCGGCACTTGCCTCCCGTGAGGGACTCACCCGCCATCGGGAGATCTCATTCCATGGTAGTGTCACCTTAGGGATTTTCGAGGGAAATCTTGCTCATTTGGATCAGATGGAGGCCTGCAAGATGGCAGATTTAGACGTTGCATTGAACTTGGTCACCGATGGCTGGGGGAGGATCGTCTCAGCTGTGGCTGGCGGAATTGAGCAGTCCTGGAAGACGGCTGTGGAGAGGTCGGGGGACCTCATTCAACTTTCCAGTGAAGCTGATGCCGATATCATCATTGTGAGTGCTGGTGGAGATCTATATGATTTCAATCTATTCAATGCCGTCTGGGCTCTCCAGGGGATCGCTTCACTGGTGAAGAAGGGCGCCACTATCATCTTCTTGGCTGAGTGCACCCAGGGGCTTGGAGCTGCTGGGCTGGAGTCATTGGCTCAGGTTGATACCTTGTCTGAGCTGAGGCGAAGATATGAGCTTGGGGCAAGAGCGGTGTACGCTATTAAATCCACTCTTCGGGGAAATAACGAAATAATTCTTGTCTCAGCTCTCCCTACTTATTTGGCGGATCCTCTTGGTTTCAAGATGGAGAGAACGGCGAACGCCGCTTTCCAAAGGGTCATGGATCGCAGGAGGAATCGACGTACCCTAGTGGTGACCCATGGAGCCTCGTCTGTATTCATGCCATCAAAGGGGGGCAAGAACGACAAGAGTGGTGATCATCATTCCAAGGTAGAAAAAAACCAGTAG
- a CDS encoding adenylosuccinate synthetase: MVCTVVVDGFFGDGGKGKLVSYLTVADEVAVCARGGVGPNAGHTVVSDGVTFKLRMVPCGFVNNETRLLIGAGVVVNPEIVIKEVKELGIEDRFGIDPQCAIIEAKHIVADGKGHLKDTIGTTGTGTGPCNADRALRVAKIAKEIPELQEYLSDVSLEINEALDCGANVLLEGTQGTYISLYHGTYPFVTSNDVCASAICSDVGVGPTKVDEVILVLKAYVTRVGEGFLPGEISHEEAKNRGWDEYGTVTGRQRRAAPFNFELARRAIILNGATQIALTKLDILFPECKGSSDYDTLNGEAMHFVEYVEKELCLPVTFIGTGPGVWEIIDRRK; the protein is encoded by the coding sequence TTGGTTTGTACTGTTGTAGTAGATGGTTTCTTCGGGGATGGAGGCAAAGGGAAGTTGGTTTCATATTTGACTGTCGCAGATGAGGTCGCAGTTTGCGCACGAGGAGGCGTTGGTCCTAACGCGGGTCATACTGTCGTATCTGATGGAGTCACTTTCAAGCTTAGAATGGTCCCTTGTGGATTTGTGAATAACGAAACGAGACTCCTTATAGGGGCGGGAGTAGTGGTGAATCCTGAAATCGTGATCAAAGAGGTGAAAGAGCTAGGAATTGAGGATCGGTTTGGTATTGATCCCCAGTGCGCCATTATCGAGGCAAAGCACATTGTGGCTGATGGGAAAGGACATTTAAAGGATACCATCGGGACCACGGGCACAGGGACGGGCCCATGTAACGCCGATCGAGCTCTGAGAGTGGCAAAGATAGCAAAGGAGATACCAGAATTACAAGAATATCTTAGTGATGTATCCTTGGAGATCAACGAGGCCCTTGACTGTGGTGCCAATGTCCTACTCGAGGGAACCCAAGGAACCTACATCAGCCTCTACCACGGCACATATCCGTTCGTGACTAGCAACGACGTCTGTGCCTCAGCAATTTGTTCGGATGTCGGAGTTGGACCCACTAAGGTCGACGAGGTGATCCTGGTTTTAAAGGCATATGTCACGAGGGTGGGGGAGGGTTTCCTACCTGGAGAAATAAGCCACGAGGAAGCCAAGAATAGAGGATGGGACGAGTACGGAACTGTGACGGGGAGACAGAGAAGGGCTGCACCCTTCAACTTCGAACTTGCTAGGAGGGCAATAATACTCAACGGGGCTACACAGATCGCCTTGACAAAGCTCGACATCCTTTTCCCTGAGTGTAAGGGATCATCGGACTATGATACGCTGAATGGGGAAGCGATGCATTTCGTCGAGTATGTTGAAAAAGAGCTTTGCCTCCCGGTCACGTTCATTGGTACCGGTCCAGGTGTCTGGGAGATTATAGACAGGCGCAAATAA